A genomic window from Lycium barbarum isolate Lr01 chromosome 4, ASM1917538v2, whole genome shotgun sequence includes:
- the LOC132635966 gene encoding mechanosensitive ion channel protein 10-like produces the protein MDANDKAAKVSGEMSMAENKKSPSEVVVMISGDERDPKSPVGHSPLGPQIPKTVQVSDSSPEIARCSPSPSPSNSKPPKIPTTETLTRRKSIAPSAFSKPKSRFGEQSVPIDANMFDEQTETCANVSSNRASPTAKMGSNNTFKETTRTVSISVTPRTPLMASPGPFGGVDEDEEIYKKVSSRNKLKHKRVKTKVLIEWLLFLCLVGLLLASLLVKRLQNWKLWDLRMWKWIVLVMVTFSGMLVTKWFIHFVALLIELNFLLRKKVLYFVFGLKKSVQVCIWFSLVLLTWVLLFSNEERSHSTEKVTDFITWTIAALLIGAFLWLLKTLLLKILASSFHVNTFFDRIQESIFHQYILLTLSGLPVMESAQMLRKSNSSASQFSFRKTKKGKDGKEKKEKAVIDINKLHEMKREKVSAWTMKMLVDVISNSGLSTISGSFGETDYDAGCEQADKEINNEEAAIAAAYHIFRNVAPPGSKYIDEYDLRRFLIKEEVDIVFPMIDVAETGQIDRKELTEWVVKVYQGRRALSHALNDTKTAVKQLNKVVTCILIVIIIIIWLLLVGIATTKVLVFMSSQFVVAAFIFGNTCKTIFEAIIFVFVMHPFDVGDRCVIDGVQMTVEEMNILTTVFLRFDNEKIYYPNSVLAVKPISNFYRSPDMGDNFEFSVDYRTPVEKIGALKEKIKKYLERTPQYWHPNHSVVVKEIENMNKIKMALYFNHTMNFQNFGEKTKRRTELILEMKKLFDELNIKYDLLPQEVHLVEQRAASGTTR, from the exons atggatgcaaatgatAAAGCTGCAAAAGTTAGTGGGGAGATGAGTATGGCAGAGAACAAGAAAAGCCCCAGTGAAGTGGTTGTCATGATCTCTGGAGATGAAAGAGATCCTAAGAGTCCTGTTGGACATTCACCTTTAGGTCCACAAATTCCAAAGACTGTGCAAGTGAGTGATTCTTCACCTGAAATTGCAAGGTGTAGTCCAAGCCCAAGCCCCAGCAATAGCAAACCACCCAAAATCCCAACCACTGAAACTCTCACTCGGCGAAAATCGATCGCACCCTCTGCATTTTCGAAGCCAAAATCAAGATTTGGTGAACAATCTGTACCTATTGACGCCAACATGTTCGACGAACAAACTGAGACATGTGCAAATGTATCTTCTAACCGTGCTTCCCCTACTGCTAAAATGGGTTCCAATAATACATTTAAAGAGACTACAAGAACAGTATCTATATCAGTAACCCCAAGAACACCATTAATGGCATCACCAGGTCCTTTTGGAGGAGTGGATGAAGATGAGGAGATATATAAGAAAGTGAGCTCAAGGAATAAGTTGAAGCATAAGAGAGTTAAAACAAAAGTTCTGATTGAATGGCTGTTGTTTCTTTGTCTTGTAGGACTTTTACTTGCTAGTTTATTGGTTAAGAGGTTGCAAAACTGGAAACTTTGGGATTTGAGGATGTGGAAGTGGATTGTCCTTGTTATGGTGACCTTTAGTGGCATGCTGGTTACTAAGTGGTTTATACATTTTGTGGCCTTGTTGATAGAATTGAACTTTCTATTAAGGAAGAAGGTGTTGTATTTTGTCTTTGGTTTAAAGAAAAGTGTTCAAGTTTGCATTTGGTTTAGCTTGGTTCTTCTCACATGGGTTCTGCTTTTCTCAAATGAGGAACGGTCACATTCTACTGAGAAGGTTACCGATTTTATTACCTGGACTATTGCAGCTTTACTTATCGGTGCATTCTTGTGGCTCTTGAAGACTTTGCTGCTAAAGATATTGGCTTCTTCTTTCCATGTAAACACATTCTTTGACAGGATTCAAGAATCAATCTTTCATCAGTATATTCTACTGACCCTTTCAGGGCTCCCAGTTATGGAATCTGCTCAGATGTTGAGGAAATCAAACAGTTCTGCCAGTCAATTTAGTTTCCGCAAAACAAAGAAGGGAAAAGATGGGAAGGAAAAGAAGGAAAAGGCAGTGATTGATATAAATAAGCTTCATGAGATGAAGAGAGAAAAGGTGTCTGCATGGACCATGAAAATGTTAGTTGATGTAATATCTAACTCGGGACTTTCCACTATCTCTGGCTCGTTTGGTGAAACTGATTATGATGCAGGATGTGAGCAAGCAGATAAGGAGATCAACAATGAGGAGGCAGCAATTGCTGCTGCCTATCACATCTTCAGGAATGTCGCGCCGCCTGGGTCCAA GTACATTGATGAGTATGACCTTCGGAGATTCTTGATTAAAGAAGAGGTGGATATTGTGTTCCCCATGATAGATGTGGCAGAAACTGGACAGATTGACAGGAAAGAATTGACGGAATGGGTG GTTAAGGTTTATCAAGGACGCAGAGCTCTATCGCATGCTCTGAATGATACAAAAACCGCTGTGAAGCAACTGAACAAGGTTGTGACATGCATTCTGATTGTCATAATAATCATCATATGGCTCCTCTTGGTGGGAATAGCGACTACTAAAGTGCTTGTCTTTATGTCGTCACAATTTGTGGTAGCTGCTTTTATTTTTGGGAATACTTGCAAGACTATATTTGAAGCTATTATATTTGTTTTTGTGATGCATCCTTTTGATGTTGGTGATCGATGCGTCATTGATGGTGTTCAG ATGACTGTTGAAGAAATGAATATCTTGACCACAGTGTTCTTGAGGTTTGATAATGAAAAGATATACTACCCAAATTCAGTTCTGGCGGTCAAGCCAATCAGCAATTTCTACAGAAGTCCTGATATGGGTGACAACTTTGAGTTTTCCGTTGATTACAGGACACCTGTGGAAAAGATAGGAGCTTTAAAAGAGAAAATAAAGAA GTACTTAGAGAGAACTCCCCAGTATTGGCATCCTAATCACAGTGTGGTGGTGAAGGAGATTGAGAATATGAACAAGATAAAAATGGCACTCTATTTCAATCATACGATGAACTTTCAGAACTTTGGTGAAAAGACCAAACGGAGAACTGAACTGATCCTAGAAATGAAGAAACTGTTTGATGAGCTGAATATAAAATATGATCTTCTTCCTCAGGAAGTTCATCTTGTCGAACAGAGAGCAGCAAGTGGGACCACTAGATGA